The following are encoded in a window of Verrucomicrobiota bacterium genomic DNA:
- a CDS encoding ribonuclease E inhibitor RraB: MEHGLENVKALFARMAADGWDTAAPLKWGFFFIHSSREPLLEVVAELKDYGYSVESLDTNDDGQWVLQVSKTEVLAAEKLYRRNLSFSELAEYCGVDSYDGWDVGRTES; the protein is encoded by the coding sequence TTGGAGCACGGTCTTGAGAACGTGAAGGCGCTGTTCGCGCGGATGGCCGCAGACGGATGGGACACTGCTGCCCCGCTCAAGTGGGGATTCTTCTTCATTCATTCGAGCCGGGAGCCCCTTCTCGAGGTTGTCGCAGAGCTGAAGGACTACGGCTACAGCGTCGAGTCGCTTGATACGAACGACGACGGGCAGTGGGTCCTGCAGGTTTCCAAGACCGAAGTCCTGGCGGCCGAGAAGCTATACAGGCGAAACCTGTCGTTCAGCGAGCTGGCGGAGTACTGCGGCGTCGATTCGTACGACGGGTGGGATGTCGGTAGAACCGAGAGCTAG